In a genomic window of Pokkaliibacter sp. MBI-7:
- a CDS encoding LacI family DNA-binding transcriptional regulator — protein sequence MKSKRPTISDVAAAAGVGAATVDRVLNGRARVKPETARRILQAAEAINYRAANILRERVKEVEQQQKLGFLLLKQSCLFYQGLGRELKHACVQAGHQPVLTYMEDLRPDVLAAELDALAGKVDAVALPVADHPQIRQVVRTLYERDIPVVTIVSDLGTAERMGFIGLDSRMAGRTAGWAVARLSQKPGKVGILLSSHRYACQDTCEVSFRSYFREKAQDFHVVEALISLEEPRLAQEGTLELLELHPDLVAIYVTGGGVEGVIDALRSSPRAQEITVVCNELTDLTRAALADGIVDLVISHPLPSLAEKTVDMMVRAIGAGKGFRPEIVTLPFELFTAENIEPTGC from the coding sequence GTGAAATCGAAACGACCTACGATCAGTGATGTAGCAGCCGCCGCAGGTGTCGGAGCTGCCACCGTTGATCGGGTGCTGAACGGGCGGGCGCGGGTTAAACCGGAAACGGCGCGGCGTATTTTGCAGGCGGCGGAGGCTATCAACTATCGTGCGGCCAATATCCTGCGGGAACGGGTCAAAGAGGTCGAACAGCAACAAAAACTGGGGTTCCTGCTGCTCAAGCAAAGCTGTCTGTTTTATCAGGGCCTCGGACGGGAACTGAAGCACGCCTGTGTGCAGGCAGGGCATCAGCCGGTGCTGACCTATATGGAAGATCTGCGGCCGGATGTACTGGCCGCAGAGCTGGACGCACTGGCAGGCAAAGTGGATGCGGTGGCCTTGCCGGTGGCTGACCACCCACAGATTCGGCAGGTGGTGCGTACCCTGTACGAGCGTGATATTCCCGTGGTGACTATTGTCTCGGACCTGGGAACTGCCGAGCGGATGGGGTTTATCGGGCTGGACAGCCGTATGGCGGGCCGCACCGCAGGGTGGGCTGTGGCTCGCCTGAGCCAGAAGCCCGGCAAGGTGGGCATCCTGTTAAGCAGCCATCGATACGCCTGTCAGGATACCTGCGAGGTCAGCTTTCGTTCCTACTTCCGCGAGAAAGCTCAGGACTTCCATGTGGTCGAGGCACTGATCAGTCTGGAAGAGCCGCGTCTGGCGCAAGAGGGGACGCTGGAGCTGCTGGAACTGCATCCTGATCTGGTGGCGATCTATGTTACCGGCGGCGGAGTGGAAGGCGTCATTGATGCGCTGCGTAGCAGTCCACGGGCGCAGGAGATTACGGTGGTATGCAATGAGCTGACTGATCTGACACGGGCAGCATTAGCTGACGGCATTGTTGATCTGGTGATTTCGCACCCATTGCCGTCACTGGCGGAAAAGACCGTGGATATGATGGTACGTGCCATTGGTGCTGGGAAAGGTTTCCGGCCTGAGATAGTGACGCTGCCGTTTGAGCTGTTTACTGCTGAAAATATCGAGCCAACGGGGTGCTGA
- a CDS encoding FCD domain-containing protein — protein sequence MNSKIIKPKRLYQEIGNKLYQELADGRYKIGDRLPPERDIAEKLSVSRAVVREALIMLELMELVEVRQGSGVYVIKLPSVQPSAEHEEKSVDAEDAGPFEMMQARQLIESHIAEFAATQVTKSNIKQMREALDMERKNIEQGTADYDGDKMFHLAIAEATQNSVLVDIVLNLWERRERSSMWKQLHSHITDQTYREKWLGDHDRILAAIQRRDSIEARQAMWQHLEHVKDTLMGLSEHGAPEFDGYLFNSNPVKISDS from the coding sequence ATGAACAGTAAAATAATTAAACCCAAGCGCCTCTATCAGGAGATAGGCAACAAGCTCTATCAGGAATTGGCCGACGGGCGTTACAAGATTGGTGACCGCCTGCCACCTGAGCGGGACATTGCCGAAAAGCTGTCAGTCAGCCGGGCGGTAGTGCGTGAAGCGCTTATCATGCTGGAACTGATGGAACTGGTAGAAGTGCGTCAGGGCAGCGGCGTTTACGTCATCAAGCTCCCTTCCGTGCAGCCTTCGGCAGAGCACGAAGAAAAGAGCGTGGACGCAGAAGATGCCGGCCCCTTTGAGATGATGCAGGCGCGTCAGCTGATTGAAAGCCATATCGCTGAATTTGCTGCCACTCAGGTGACCAAGAGCAATATCAAACAGATGCGCGAAGCCCTCGACATGGAGCGCAAGAATATCGAGCAGGGCACCGCTGACTACGATGGCGACAAGATGTTCCATCTGGCCATTGCCGAGGCGACCCAGAACAGTGTGCTGGTGGATATCGTGCTGAACCTGTGGGAGCGCCGTGAACGCAGCTCCATGTGGAAGCAGCTGCACTCTCATATCACCGATCAGACCTATCGCGAGAAATGGCTGGGTGATCATGACCGCATCCTCGCCGCGATCCAGCGTCGTGATTCCATCGAGGCACGTCAGGCCATGTGGCAGCACCTTGAGCACGTCAAAGATACGCTGATGGGGCTGTCCGAACACGGTGCACCCGAATTCGACGGCTACCTGTTCAACTCCAACCCGGTGAAAATTTCCGACTCCTGA
- a CDS encoding TRAP transporter substrate-binding protein produces the protein MFSQKRILTKVALAVLASGLTLSAHAVTTLKLSHNGDEKAPVHIAMKHFADLVKDKTHGEVRIRIYPNGQLGNQRESMELLQNGALDMAKSNASELESFDADYGAFNVPYLFHDREHFYRALESKEVGDKILDSSRQYGFIGITYYDAGARSFYTKKAINTPADLKGLKIRVQPSPTAIKMVELMGAAPTPIPYGELYTALQQGVVDGAENNINSITTYRHGEVAKFFNLDEHTMIPDVLVISTKTWDKLTPEEQTAMKQAGRESMEYMKQIWAENVDAEMKKAKDMGVTIVTVDKAPFIDAVKPMHDEALKNTAIADYVKAIDALAQ, from the coding sequence ATGTTTTCTCAGAAGCGAATTCTGACCAAAGTGGCCCTGGCAGTACTGGCAAGTGGACTGACATTGTCTGCCCATGCCGTTACCACCCTGAAACTCAGCCACAATGGTGACGAAAAAGCGCCCGTACACATTGCCATGAAGCACTTCGCCGACCTGGTGAAAGACAAGACTCACGGCGAAGTACGCATCCGTATCTACCCCAACGGACAATTGGGCAACCAGCGTGAATCCATGGAGTTGTTGCAGAACGGCGCGCTGGATATGGCCAAATCCAACGCCAGCGAGCTGGAATCCTTTGATGCCGACTACGGCGCGTTCAACGTGCCTTACCTGTTCCATGATCGTGAACACTTCTACCGTGCCCTGGAAAGCAAGGAAGTGGGCGACAAGATCCTCGATTCTTCCCGCCAGTACGGCTTTATCGGTATCACCTACTACGACGCCGGTGCGCGCAGCTTTTACACCAAGAAAGCCATCAATACCCCGGCTGACCTGAAAGGCCTGAAGATCCGCGTTCAGCCCAGCCCCACTGCCATCAAGATGGTCGAGCTGATGGGCGCAGCTCCCACCCCTATCCCCTACGGTGAGCTGTACACCGCTCTGCAACAGGGCGTGGTGGATGGTGCAGAGAACAACATCAACTCCATTACTACCTACCGTCACGGCGAAGTGGCCAAGTTCTTCAATCTGGATGAGCACACCATGATCCCTGACGTGCTGGTCATCAGCACCAAAACCTGGGACAAGCTGACCCCCGAAGAACAGACCGCGATGAAACAGGCTGGCCGCGAGTCCATGGAATACATGAAGCAGATCTGGGCGGAAAACGTTGATGCCGAGATGAAGAAAGCCAAAGACATGGGCGTGACCATCGTGACCGTCGACAAGGCTCCCTTTATCGATGCAGTCAAACCCATGCATGATGAGGCGCTGAAAAATACCGCCATTGCTGACTATGTCAAAGCCATTGATGCACTGGCGCAGTAA
- a CDS encoding TRAP transporter small permease: MNKVVSILDSLLSKFCIFLTVILVACVVWQVFSRYVLSTPSTVTDEMARFLFIWVGLMGAAYTLGQKKHLAMDFLLMSQEGRSKALLQFIIDLACVFFAGVVMLYGGGTLMEKTLSVGQLSPALGIQMGLIYLALPLSGFFMLAYLLRDLWVSLQTFAFSHH, encoded by the coding sequence ATGAACAAAGTCGTATCGATCCTGGATAGCCTGCTGTCCAAATTCTGCATCTTCCTCACCGTTATTCTGGTCGCCTGCGTGGTCTGGCAGGTGTTCTCCCGCTACGTACTGAGCACCCCCAGTACCGTCACTGACGAAATGGCGCGTTTTCTCTTCATCTGGGTAGGGTTAATGGGCGCTGCCTACACCCTGGGGCAGAAGAAGCATCTGGCCATGGACTTCCTGCTGATGTCGCAGGAAGGGCGCTCCAAAGCGTTACTGCAATTCATCATTGACCTGGCCTGTGTGTTTTTCGCCGGAGTGGTGATGCTCTATGGCGGTGGCACGCTGATGGAAAAAACCCTGAGTGTGGGTCAGCTGTCACCGGCACTGGGAATTCAAATGGGGCTGATCTACCTGGCCCTGCCACTGAGCGGGTTCTTCATGCTTGCCTATCTGCTGCGTGATCTGTGGGTCTCTTTGCAGACCTTTGCCTTTTCCCATCACTGA
- a CDS encoding TRAP transporter large permease encodes MDWSAMLALFGSFFLMLVLGVPISFAIGISSIISIAMVLPFDATLAVVSQKMASGLDSFTLLSIPFFILAGNIMNRGGIALRLIEFSKVLAGPMPGALAHVNVIANMLFGSISGSAVAAAAAVGGTMSPLQKKSGYDPVYCAAVNITSCPTGLLIPPSNALIVYSLISGGTSIGALFLAGYVPGLLMGLGVMLVAGIIAKRRNYPVSERVSLSDAWTITLRALPSLGLVVVIMGGIVAGIFTATEASAVAVVYTLLLALVFYGELTVRELPKIILESIMTSSMIMLLIGASMAMAWAMANADIPFMISDALMGISENPIVILLIINVILLVVGVFMDMTPALLIFTPIFLPVAKDLGMDPVHFGIMMTFNLCIGLCTPPVGSALFVGCSVSGVKIDKVVKPLLPFFVVLILCLLLVTYVPQVSLFLPQVLLGYQ; translated from the coding sequence ATGGACTGGTCAGCAATGTTGGCTTTGTTTGGTAGCTTCTTCCTGATGCTGGTACTGGGGGTGCCTATCTCCTTTGCCATCGGGATTTCCTCGATTATTTCCATCGCTATGGTGTTGCCCTTTGATGCGACTCTGGCGGTGGTATCACAAAAAATGGCCTCCGGCCTCGACAGCTTTACGCTGTTATCGATCCCGTTTTTCATTCTGGCCGGCAATATCATGAACCGCGGCGGTATTGCCCTGCGCCTTATTGAGTTCTCCAAAGTACTGGCAGGCCCGATGCCGGGTGCGCTGGCCCACGTCAACGTCATTGCCAACATGCTGTTCGGGTCGATTTCCGGCTCGGCGGTGGCCGCGGCTGCAGCGGTGGGCGGCACCATGTCACCGTTGCAGAAAAAGAGCGGTTATGACCCGGTTTACTGCGCGGCGGTCAATATCACGTCCTGCCCGACCGGGTTGCTGATTCCACCCAGTAATGCGCTGATTGTGTACTCGCTGATTTCTGGCGGCACCTCCATTGGTGCGCTGTTCCTCGCCGGTTATGTCCCCGGCCTGCTGATGGGGCTGGGAGTAATGCTGGTCGCCGGTATCATTGCCAAACGCCGTAACTACCCTGTCTCTGAGCGGGTCAGTCTGTCCGATGCCTGGACAATTACCCTGCGTGCGCTGCCCAGTCTCGGTCTGGTGGTCGTCATCATGGGCGGTATCGTTGCCGGTATCTTTACTGCGACTGAGGCATCTGCCGTTGCGGTGGTGTACACCCTGTTACTGGCGCTGGTGTTCTACGGTGAGCTGACGGTGCGTGAGCTGCCCAAGATCATCCTTGAATCCATCATGACCTCCTCGATGATCATGCTGCTGATCGGCGCCTCCATGGCCATGGCCTGGGCGATGGCCAATGCGGATATTCCTTTCATGATCAGCGATGCGCTGATGGGCATTTCCGAGAACCCCATTGTCATTCTGCTGATCATCAACGTCATACTGCTGGTGGTCGGTGTCTTTATGGACATGACTCCCGCGCTGCTGATCTTTACCCCGATCTTCCTGCCAGTGGCTAAAGATCTGGGCATGGACCCCGTGCACTTCGGCATCATGATGACCTTCAACCTCTGTATCGGCCTGTGCACGCCGCCGGTGGGCAGTGCCCTGTTCGTGGGCTGTTCCGTCAGCGGGGTGAAGATCGACAAGGTCGTTAAACCACTGCTGCCGTTCTTCGTTGTGCTGATTCTGTGCCTGTTGCTCGTTACCTATGTCCCTCAGGTCAGCCTGTTCCTGCCTCAGGTTCTGCTTGGCTACCAGTAA
- a CDS encoding glycoside hydrolase family 31 protein, which produces MKPVKHWEFVQAAGNRIDLECDGKHSLHLFVLEHELIRVLFKKNKQSVVDKTWSIATSDQDVALQGRDRMSTDGFSLPDFKLEHLDSGLRLETAGLRLTVEKPLRLIWEHKCVATGDWQPLAQDRTSGAYMFGVTENTVSHFMARKRDDRYYGLGEKAGNLNRAGKRFQMRNLDAMGYDAETTDPLYKHIPFYIVRQQDDAKGQGVSYGLFYDNLASCWFDLGNELDNYHGFYRSYRAEDGDLDYYMVFGPSTLEVTRRYTQLTGRTAFGPKWSLGYSGSTMHYTDADNAQEQLLQFVELCKQHNIPCDSFQLSSGYTSINNKRYVFNWNYSKVPTPEVMSADFHRAGMKLAANIKPCLLQDHPRFAEVKEKGLFIRDSETDEPESSQFWDDEGSHLDFTNPDTIDWWKANVTEQLLAKGIDSTWNDNNEYEVWDSAARCVGFGKEMPVRRIRPLHTLLMMRASFEAQQAFASELRPYLISRSGCAGMHRYAQTWTGDNYTNWKTLRYNTRMGLGMSLSGLYNVGHDVGGFAGMRPEPELFARWVQNGVMHPRFTIHSWNDDRTVNEPWMYPEVTPVIREAMALRYRLLPYFYHLLWLAHDAHEPMLRPTFLDHEHDARTFEECDDFMLGRDLLVASVVEQGQRQRQVYLPDNGDGWYDFHRQNWYAGGQTITLSAALEEIPLLARAGAIIPASSRVAHVDASQDSQRQLLVFPYKGQGQGSTTVFDDDGESFAYRQGGHLLLQIDMQCSHERIELQIARSGHWVPAYTSLTLELPVGEKRALFINGKQYAHGAAFALADAQVRA; this is translated from the coding sequence ATGAAACCAGTCAAACACTGGGAGTTTGTCCAAGCAGCAGGCAACAGGATTGATCTTGAGTGTGATGGCAAACACTCATTGCATTTGTTTGTGCTGGAGCACGAGCTGATTCGGGTGCTGTTTAAAAAGAATAAACAGAGCGTGGTCGACAAAACCTGGTCAATCGCTACCAGCGATCAGGATGTAGCGCTGCAGGGCCGCGACCGCATGAGTACAGATGGCTTTTCCCTGCCAGACTTCAAACTGGAGCATCTGGATTCAGGCCTGCGGCTGGAAACAGCAGGTTTGCGCCTGACCGTGGAAAAGCCATTACGTCTGATCTGGGAGCACAAATGCGTGGCGACCGGCGACTGGCAGCCACTGGCGCAGGATCGCACCAGCGGCGCCTATATGTTCGGTGTGACGGAAAACACTGTCAGCCATTTTATGGCACGCAAGCGTGACGACCGTTACTACGGCCTGGGCGAGAAAGCCGGCAACCTGAACCGGGCGGGCAAGCGTTTCCAGATGCGCAATCTGGATGCCATGGGCTATGACGCAGAAACCACCGATCCGCTGTACAAACACATTCCTTTCTACATCGTGCGTCAGCAGGACGATGCCAAAGGGCAGGGCGTCAGTTACGGCCTGTTCTACGATAACCTGGCCAGCTGCTGGTTTGATCTGGGAAACGAACTGGACAACTATCATGGTTTCTACCGCAGTTACCGCGCTGAAGACGGTGATCTCGACTATTACATGGTTTTTGGCCCCAGTACGCTGGAGGTGACACGACGCTACACACAGCTGACCGGGCGCACCGCCTTCGGGCCGAAGTGGAGCCTCGGCTACAGTGGCTCGACTATGCATTACACTGACGCTGATAACGCGCAGGAGCAGCTGCTGCAGTTCGTTGAGCTGTGCAAGCAGCACAACATTCCCTGCGACTCTTTCCAGCTGTCATCGGGCTATACCTCCATCAACAACAAACGCTATGTCTTCAACTGGAACTACAGCAAGGTGCCGACGCCAGAAGTCATGAGTGCTGACTTCCACCGTGCCGGAATGAAGCTGGCAGCCAACATCAAGCCCTGTTTGCTGCAGGATCACCCACGCTTTGCTGAAGTGAAAGAAAAAGGACTGTTCATCAGAGACTCTGAGACTGACGAGCCGGAATCATCGCAGTTCTGGGATGATGAAGGTTCGCATCTGGACTTTACCAACCCGGACACTATCGACTGGTGGAAGGCCAATGTCACCGAGCAGTTGCTGGCCAAGGGCATCGACTCGACCTGGAACGACAACAACGAATACGAAGTATGGGATTCGGCAGCACGTTGCGTCGGCTTCGGTAAGGAAATGCCAGTTCGGCGCATTCGCCCGCTGCACACGCTGCTGATGATGCGTGCCTCTTTCGAGGCTCAGCAGGCGTTTGCCAGCGAACTGCGCCCCTATCTGATTTCCCGCTCTGGCTGTGCCGGGATGCACCGTTACGCCCAGACCTGGACCGGCGACAACTACACCAACTGGAAAACCCTGCGCTACAACACCCGCATGGGCCTGGGCATGAGCCTGTCAGGCTTATACAACGTTGGTCACGATGTCGGCGGTTTCGCCGGTATGCGCCCCGAACCCGAGCTGTTTGCCCGCTGGGTACAGAACGGCGTGATGCACCCGCGTTTCACCATTCACTCCTGGAATGATGATCGTACCGTCAATGAGCCCTGGATGTATCCGGAAGTGACACCGGTCATCCGTGAGGCCATGGCGCTGCGCTATCGCCTGTTGCCGTACTTCTATCATCTGCTGTGGCTGGCTCACGATGCCCATGAGCCTATGCTGCGCCCGACCTTCCTTGACCATGAGCATGATGCCCGGACCTTTGAAGAGTGTGATGACTTCATGCTGGGCCGTGATCTGCTGGTCGCTTCCGTGGTGGAGCAGGGGCAACGTCAGCGTCAGGTGTATCTGCCTGATAACGGCGACGGCTGGTACGACTTCCACCGTCAGAACTGGTACGCCGGTGGCCAGACCATCACGTTGTCGGCAGCGCTGGAGGAGATCCCACTGCTGGCCCGTGCAGGGGCCATCATTCCCGCAAGTAGCCGTGTTGCTCACGTTGATGCCAGTCAGGACAGTCAGCGTCAGTTGTTGGTCTTCCCCTACAAAGGTCAGGGGCAGGGCAGCACCACGGTATTTGATGATGACGGCGAAAGCTTTGCCTATCGTCAGGGTGGTCATTTGCTGCTGCAGATCGACATGCAGTGCAGTCATGAGCGCATTGAGCTGCAGATCGCTAGGTCAGGTCACTGGGTGCCTGCCTATACGTCACTGACGCTGGAGCTGCCGGTGGGTGAGAAGCGCGCGCTGTTCATCAACGGCAAGCAGTACGCCCATGGCGCTGCCTTTGCGCTTGCTGATGCGCAGGTTCGTGCGTAA
- the uxaC gene encoding glucuronate isomerase, whose product MKSFMDEDFLLSSNTARRLYHDFAKDQPIYDYHCHLSPRDIATNRQFADIGELWLEGDHYKWRAMRSAGIAEELITGERSFRDKYQAWARTVPQCIGNPIYHWTHLELRRPFGIDSVLFSPVTAESVWGQCNELLADRAFFARGIMQQMNVRMVGTTDDPADSLEHHRSIAADSEFDIAVLPTWRPDRSFKIDQPTFPEYMEKLGKAADINISRFADLLQALSRRLEHFAAHGCCAADHGIEIMRFAEVPAEQVLDGILHKGLKRQALSELEIAQFFTAVQVWLGREYARRGWAMQLHIGAQRDNSTRMFHRLGKDAGFDSIGDQLVAYPLARFLDALDVTDELPRTILYCLNPRDNEVMATMIGNFQDGSIPGKVQFGSGWWFNDQKDGMIRQLVSLSQMGLLSRFVGMLTDSRSFLSYTRHEYFRRILCELIGSWVENGEAPADFTLLGPMIADICSNNAVEYFGLGQR is encoded by the coding sequence ATGAAATCATTTATGGACGAAGACTTCCTGCTGTCTTCAAACACTGCGCGGCGCCTGTACCACGACTTCGCCAAAGATCAGCCGATCTATGACTATCACTGTCACCTGAGCCCAAGGGACATTGCCACCAACCGCCAGTTTGCCGATATCGGCGAGCTGTGGCTGGAAGGTGATCACTACAAGTGGCGGGCCATGCGCAGCGCCGGCATTGCCGAGGAGCTGATTACCGGCGAACGCTCGTTCAGGGATAAGTATCAGGCTTGGGCCAGAACGGTACCGCAGTGCATTGGTAACCCTATTTATCACTGGACTCATCTGGAGTTACGCCGGCCGTTCGGGATTGATTCCGTGCTGTTTTCGCCGGTCACGGCAGAGTCGGTGTGGGGCCAGTGCAATGAGCTGCTGGCTGACCGTGCTTTCTTCGCCCGCGGCATCATGCAGCAGATGAACGTGCGCATGGTCGGCACCACGGACGATCCGGCAGACAGCCTGGAACACCATCGCAGTATCGCTGCTGATAGTGAGTTTGATATCGCAGTGTTGCCCACCTGGCGGCCTGACCGCTCTTTCAAGATTGATCAGCCGACGTTCCCTGAGTACATGGAGAAACTGGGCAAGGCGGCGGATATCAACATCAGCCGATTTGCAGATCTGTTACAGGCCCTGAGCCGTCGTCTTGAACACTTTGCCGCGCACGGCTGCTGTGCGGCGGATCATGGTATCGAGATCATGCGTTTTGCCGAGGTGCCTGCAGAGCAGGTGCTGGACGGCATTCTGCACAAGGGCCTGAAGCGTCAGGCGCTGAGCGAACTGGAAATTGCACAGTTCTTCACTGCGGTGCAGGTCTGGCTCGGGCGTGAGTACGCCCGACGCGGCTGGGCGATGCAGCTGCATATCGGGGCGCAGCGTGACAACTCTACCCGTATGTTCCACCGTCTTGGCAAGGATGCCGGCTTCGACTCCATCGGCGATCAGCTGGTGGCTTATCCGCTGGCACGTTTCCTTGATGCACTGGATGTCACTGACGAATTGCCCAGAACGATTCTCTACTGCCTGAACCCGCGTGATAACGAGGTGATGGCCACCATGATCGGTAACTTTCAGGATGGCAGCATTCCCGGCAAGGTGCAGTTTGGTTCGGGCTGGTGGTTCAACGATCAGAAAGACGGCATGATCCGCCAGCTGGTCAGCCTGTCACAGATGGGACTGCTGAGCCGCTTTGTCGGTATGCTGACCGACTCGCGCAGTTTTCTGTCTTACACCCGTCATGAGTATTTCCGCCGTATTCTCTGCGAACTGATCGGCAGCTGGGTGGAAAATGGCGAAGCACCGGCGGACTTTACCCTGCTGGGGCCCATGATTGCTGACATCTGCAGCAATAACGCCGTGGAGTATTTCGGTCTGGGGCAGCGCTGA